Proteins encoded by one window of Anaerolineales bacterium:
- a CDS encoding 2-hydroxyhepta-2,4-diene-1,7-dioate isomerase yields the protein MRLIRYRKNSEPPQYGWVNDLIIGQLVGSPFGEYQRLEATLPLDSVQLLAPILPGKIICVGRNYTEHIKETNAEVPTTPLLFLKPPSAVIGPNQTIFLPPQSEQVDHEAELAVVIGRRGRWIQPPDAGNYIFGYTIGNDVTARDLQRKDGQWTRSKGFDTFLPLGPWIDTDINPSDTMITCHVNGQLRQMASTRDMIFHIDQLIAYVSSIMTLEPGDVLMTGTPAGISPLHPGDTVEVSIEGIGKLCNTVAVEVQS from the coding sequence ATGCGTCTTATACGTTATCGCAAAAATTCTGAGCCACCTCAATATGGTTGGGTAAATGATTTAATTATTGGGCAGCTAGTGGGCTCACCATTTGGCGAATACCAACGCCTGGAAGCGACGCTTCCCTTGGATTCGGTCCAACTTCTTGCTCCCATCCTCCCAGGCAAGATCATCTGTGTTGGGCGGAATTATACTGAGCACATCAAAGAGACTAATGCGGAGGTTCCGACGACACCTCTACTCTTTCTCAAACCTCCCTCTGCAGTAATCGGTCCCAACCAAACCATATTCCTACCACCCCAATCCGAGCAGGTCGACCATGAGGCTGAATTGGCAGTTGTCATTGGCAGACGAGGCCGTTGGATCCAGCCCCCTGACGCCGGAAATTATATCTTTGGCTATACCATCGGCAACGATGTCACCGCCCGCGACCTGCAACGCAAAGATGGGCAATGGACACGCAGTAAGGGTTTCGATACCTTCTTACCGCTGGGTCCCTGGATCGATACCGACATTAACCCGTCAGATACAATGATCACCTGCCATGTCAATGGTCAGCTCCGCCAGATGGCATCCACGCGCGATATGATATTCCATATTGACCAGCTGATCGCCTATGTATCCTCCATCATGACCCTGGAGCCAGGCGATGTGCTCATGACGGGAACTCCTGCCGGGATCAGCCCACTCCACCCAGGAGATACAGTGGAAGTTTCCATCGAAGGTATTGGCAAGCTGTGTAACACAGTGGCGGTGGAAGTTCAGTCTTAA